In Populus alba chromosome 1, ASM523922v2, whole genome shotgun sequence, a single window of DNA contains:
- the LOC118046138 gene encoding uncharacterized protein, translated as MGCVLGQQDETRRKERAIYYLSKKFTEYESRYTVIEKLCCALAWATKRLRQYMLYHTTWLISKLDPLRYICEKPYLSSRIARWQVLLAEYDIVYMTRKAVKGSVIADHLADHAMEDYEPLNFDFPDEDVFAIEEEKSDWWVMYFDGAVNVCGNGAGAVIISPDRKQYPVSVKLQFGCTNNMVEYEACILGLKTALEMNIKKIDVRRWSCGCRRCGPGVDEGTRPVLGEEEDAAAGWVGRERRRGPLWPATAGAAVEVGEEMSRCGGGLLCRWVVVVAVDG; from the exons ATGGGATGTGTGCTTGGGCAACAGGATGAAACCAGAAGGAAGGAAAGGGCCATTTATTACCTAAGCAAGAAGTTCACGGAATATGAGTCTAGGTATACTGTGATTGAGAAGCTGTGCTGCGCACTAGCATGGGCTACAAAGAGATTACGTCAGTATATGTTGTATCACACTACATGGTTAATTTCCAAGTTAGACCCGTTAAGGTACATTTGTGAAAAGCCTTATCTATCTAGCCGAATTGCAAGATGGCAAGTTCTTTTGGCTGAGTATGACATAgtgtatatgacaaggaaagccgtgaaaGGGAGTGTTATTGCCGATCACCTGGCTGATCatgctatggaagattatgagccgTTAAACTTTGACTTTCCCGATGAAGATGTGTTTGCAATCGAGGAAGAGAAATCAGATTGGTGGGttatgtactttgatggtgctGTAAATGTATGTGGTAACGGAGCGGGGGCAgtgataatctctcctgataGGAAGCAGTATCCGGTTTCAGTTAAGCTGCAGTTCGGGTGCACCAACAACATGGttgagtatgaagcttgcattcttggtTTAAAGACTGCATTAGAGATGAACATCaaaaagatagatgt gcgGCGGTGGAGTTGTGGGTGTCGCCGCTGCGGTCCAGGCGTTGATGAAGGGACTCGACCGGTGCTTGGTGAGGAAGAAGACGCTGCTGCTGGCTGGGTCGGTCGAGAAAGGAGAAGGGGTCCGTTGTGGCCCGCGACCGCTGGAGCTGCCGTGGAGGTGGGAGAAGAAATGAGCCGCTGTGGGGGTGGTCTTCTGTGTCGGTGGGTGGTGGTTGTCGCTGTTGATGGCTAA